The Silvibacterium dinghuense DNA window AAAGCTGCCGAAGATGGTCCGCGGGATGCGATAGCCTGCCGCCTTCGCAGCATCCACATGCAGGCTCACCACGGAGGGCGGCGCCTGGGTCTCGGAGATCTGCGCGGAGAGAGAAAGCGGCAGAACTGCCCATGCAGTTCCGGCGAGCAGAGGGAAAAACCAGCGTGCGAGCGTCATCAGCCTATCTCCAATGATCTCCGGTTCTCTCCGGAGCGGGCAGCAATCGACATCATGGAAAACCCGGCGTTCAGCATACCGGGTGAAAAGGGGGCATGGGGTGATCGGAATTGTAAGCGCTTCCATTCATCTTCGTAAACGTCTAAAAAGCCTGTTTCATCAGCACTTTCCGCATTGGCGACCACATAGCGGCCATATACACTGAAGCTCTTCGCCTCCCTGCCCAAGGAGTTCTGCCCATGCCTGTCCTCCCACTGTCGCGCCGCGTCACCCTGGCACTGCTTCTGTCCACGTTTCCCGGGCTTCCCGGGCTTTCGGGCTTTGCCCAATCCGGCAACCTGGACCGTTTCGCGGGCGAATACAGCGAGAAGTCCGAGCCCGATGTGGTCTATTCCGTGTTTGCCGCGGGGGATCACCTGACCATTGAAACCGCGCGCTCGACCGCCATGGTGCTCACTCCGGCCGGAGGCAATGATTTCACGACCGAAGGCAGCAAGCTGCGCTATGAGTTCACCAGCGCCGACGGCGGCAAGGCGACCGCCCTTCACTGGACACGCAGCGTTCGCGGCGTTCCCACTCCGACCGAGGCAGCTCGCGTCAGCGACACTCCGGAACACAATCACTTCCGTCCGTATAGCCGGCAGGAGGTGATGATCCCCATGCGCGACGGGATCAAGCTACATGCGATCATCCTACGCCCCACAGACACGCATGAGCCACTGCCCTTCATGATGCAGCGCACGCCCTATGGCGTCGACGGCTATGTGCCCGATCGCATCAACGCGCAGTTCACCGAGCTGGCACAGAGCGGCTATATCTTCGTGATGGAGGACATTCGCGGCCGGTACGAGTCGCAGGGCCAGTTCGTGATGATGCGTCCCATCGCGGCACACCATGATCCCCACTCCTCCGATACAAAGAACACGGACGAGAGCACCGACACCTACGACACCGTGGCGTGGCTCATCAAGAATGTTCCCGAGAACAATGGTCGCGTAGGCGTTGCGGGTGTCTCCTATCCCGGGTTTCTTGCTGCCGAGGCAGGTATCGATCCGCACCCCGCGGTGAAGGCCATCTCTCCGCAGGCGCCGATGACGGACGTGTGGGTTGGCGACGACTTCTTTCACAACGGTGCATTTCGTCAGACATACGGTTACGATTACGTGCTCGGTATGGAGTCGAGCAAGGAAGCGACCTTCCAGCCGCTTAAAGAAGATGCCTACGACTTCTTTCTGAAGGCCGGCTCCTTCGCGGCGGCGGGCAAATCGAATGTTGACGACCTGCCTACGGGAAAGGCGTTTCTTGCGCATCCCGGTTATGACGACTTCTGGCAGTCGCGTGCCGTGCAACCGCACCTCGATCGCGTCACCGTGCCCACGCTCGAAGTGGGCGGCTGGTGGGACCAGGAAGATATGTGGGGGCCGCAGGCGGAATACGCCGCGCTCAAACCGCATGACGCGCAGCACGAGGTGTACATCGCGCTTGGGCCCTGGAATCACGGTCAATGGACGCTCACCACGCGGCATCTTGGCGCAGTCGACTTCGGCTCCGCGACCGGCGACTGGTTCCGGCAGCACATCGAGGCGCCATTCTTTGCGCATTATCTTAAGGACCAGCCGGGCTTCGATGCGGAGAGCGCGATCAGCTTCCAGACAGGATCGAATACGTGGAAGCAATACCCGGTGTGGCCGCCGAAACAGGGGATCGTGGAGCGCAATCTTTATCTCGGCACCGATCACGCGCTCAGCTTCGACAGGCCTGCGGCCGCAGAGGCTTTCACGGCATACACGTCCGATCCTGCTTCGCCTGTGAACTATCGCAAGCGGCCGATTGAGGCAACCTATTCCCCGACCGGATCGCACTGGTATTACTGGCTGGTCGAGAATCAGAAGCCGTATGAGACGCGCAGCGATGTGGCCACGTGGAAGACTCCGGTCCTCGATCACGACGTGACCATCACCGGCGATGTGCTGGCCGATATCCTCGCCTCAACCTCGGGCACAGACTCCGACTGGGTGGTGAAGCTCATCGACGAGAACCCGGACGATGCCAGCCTGGGCAACATGGCGGGCTATCAGCTGATGGTGGTCGATGAGATCTTCCGCGGCCGCTATCGCGAGAGCTACGAGCATCCGCAGGCGATCCCGGCAGGCAAGCCGGAGGAGTACAAGTTCAGCCTGCACGGCGCGGACCATGTTTTCAAGCAGGGCCATCGCATCGTGGTGCAGGTGCAGAGCAGCTGGTTCCCGCTCTACGACCGCAATCCGCAGACCTTCGTGCCCAACATCATGAAGGCGAAGCCCTCCGACTACAAGGCTGCCGAACAGCACATCTATGCGAGTTCGCATATCGTGCTGCCGGTAGCGGAATAACGGACTGGCCGCTGCTGCGCGCAGGGCGACCCGCCTTCGGCCTCCGCTCCCTTCGGTCGCGATCCCCTGATATGGGAACCCACGTCTCAACCTCGAGACGTGGGGCACCCGAGAAACGTGTCCTTCCAGCTGGGTTTGTTCTAACGGCGGTTGCCGCTCCCCAGAAACTGCTGCCGGAAGCGTGTGCGGAACTGCTCCATGCTTGTGGGCTTGCGCAGCCCGAACCACAGGATCAGCATTCCCATCACCATCAGGTGCGAAAGCACGATCAAAGCGCCGACAATCTCCAAAGCCATGGCGATTTCTCCTTCCGTCCGCGGGCGGCGGCAATGGAAAAGCAGCCCGCTCTGGCTCTGTTATAGGAGCTGACGCGGAGAGGATGGGTCTATTCCTGCGCTGCTGTATCTGTTCCTGCGATGAAGTTCAGCCTCGCTGCTGCCGCCACGCGCTTGGACTCAGGCCGGTGACACTGCGGAAGGCGCGCGCGAAGTGCTGCGGGGTGGCGAAGCCGGTCTCCGCGGCCACTTCGGCCATGCTGCGCGAACCGCGCTCGAGCAGCGCACCTGCGCGGCGTATGCGCTCCTCAAGCACATAGCGGTGCGGCGTAAGACCGGTCGCTTCGCGGAAGATGCGGGCAAAGTGAAAGACGCTCATCCCGGCCACCTCGGCCAACTGCTCCAGGCGCAGCGAGTCATGGCTGTGCTCGCGGATGAACTCGAGCACCCGCCGCACCTGATGCCGGTTACCCTGCGGAGAGGTTGCGCGCGGCGCGCCGTATTTGCGCAGCAACGCGACGGTGAGCGACATGCCCAGCAGATCGCCATAGAGCGCGCCGGTTCCCCAGCCTGAGGACATTTCGCGGTCGATCTCGGTGAGCAGCAGACGAAGCTGGCGGTCTTCAAAGTTCCACCGGCTGGCCATCCCTGCAGGCAGCGGCAGATGGAGCTCCTGCGCGGCACGCTGGACGAGCGAAGGATCGACAGAGACCACCAGCCGCCGCGATCCGCCACCCCAGCGCAGACGATCCCGCGTGCCGGCGTCGAGCAGCGTCAGCGATCCGGGGCCTGTCCGTTCCAGACCATGCCGGCCTTCGCTCCACCACTCCATCTCCACCGGGGCGCTGGTCTGCAGGTGAAGGCACAGCGAAGTATGTTCGTGCTCGGGAATCTCCACCGCGCCGATGAGGTGCTTCTCCACGGTGAGGCCGCGCCACGGCAGATGCGCGCTGCTCTGCTCCGGCCGGCCGGGAAGCAATGGCACCATGCGGTCCTGACGGATGACGGATATCCGGTCCTCAATGCGGTCCACGCACGCGACTCCTCTCTTCCATGATGCACCGGAATGGCTGAGGGAGATTCTCCCTCAGCCAAAGGAGGCAGTGCTATGCTGGTGCGCAACTGCCTGGGGAGCCCCTCATGAAGCCGTTCGCACGCCCTGCCGCCTTCGCCCTCGTTGCCTCCTTTGCCCTCGTTGCCGCGGCGCAATCACCCATGCCCAAAGCGGCCTTCACCGCGAAGACCATCGCCATTCTCAACGACACCAAGACCGGCGAGGTCACGGACGGAGCTCTCGAACAGCTAAAACGCTGGGGACATTTCACCGTGATCGATGATCCGGAAAGCGCCGATATCGTCCTGCGCTTCGATCACAAGACCGAGCGCGACGGCCGCAATACGCAGAAGACCGATGCCAACGGTAATCCCACCGATTACGGCTACACCATGAGCTTCTCGTCGGAGGTCCACATGCGCGCGTATCTCAAGGGCTCGGAGACACCCTTCTATACGACGAAGAGCAGCGACGGGAAGAAGAAAGGCGGACAGTCCTGCGTGAGCAGCTTTGAAGACGCCTGGCTGGCCGAGCGTTAGCGTGTGCCTGTCATCTCCGAGACGGCCTGTTCGATATTTTCGCTGAGCTGTTCCAGCGGCAGGTCGTTGAAGGCTGTACCGAAGGGGTCTTCGAGCTCGCTGGCCAGCGTCTCGAGCGCGATAAAGGTATAGGCCACAAAGGTCGCGATCACCGGCGTCAGCAGGCCGACCGAGTCCAGCAGGCCGAAAGGCAGCAGCAGGCAGTAGATGTAGACCGTGCGATGGATGATGACCGAATATCCGTACGGGATCGGCGTGTTCGCCAGCCGCTCGCAGCCACCGATGATGTTCGCCAGCTCATCGAGATTGCGATCGAAGGCCGTCAGCACTATTTCTCCGAAACGCCCTTCCCGCTGGCGCTCGACGACCCACTCGGCCATCAACGCGGTCAGCTCCATGGGCCGAAAATGTGCAGCCCGCACCCGCGCACACACCGCCGCAGGCAGCAACCGCTGCAGCTCGCTCATGGCATCGGTCTTGCGCAGCTGGTGCTCGAGCGCATGGGGACAGGACGCCAGCAACGCCGTCCATTGCTGCAGGCGCTCATCGTCCGCCGGCAGACCGGTGAGTGTCCGGCCCTGCCGCGCCAGCGCACGCAGGCTGTTTAACAGCGAACCCCACAGCTTGCGGCCCTCCCAAAAGCGATCGTAGCTGGCACTATTCCGAAACCCGAGGAAGATGGAAATGGCCACGCCGGTCAGCGTGAACGGCGCGACATTGAGCGGAATATGGAAGCGCCCGATGCGACCACCGGAATACACGGCCGCGCTCGAGAGCAGAAACATCAGCCCCAGCCGCGGCAGGATCTGCCTGAGCACCGAACCCCGCCACTCAAAAAGCATCAGGAACCAGTGCTGTTTCTTTTGCCGTTTCATCGGTTTATCCATTCTATCGAGGCAGCTGGGACTATATGGTCCTTGCCCGCTCACTGCGGGCCGGGTATCCTTATTTCATGCGGATTTTCACTATCCCGGCTCCCTGTCCTGCATGTTGTCTCATGCTGAGCCGGAGTCGCGTGTAGTTTCACTGCATCCATACACGCTCCGCCCGGCCCACCCTCACACGGTGGGTTTTTCTATTTCAGATCAAAGAAGACGAGATGACGCTGACCACAACGACCCCGCAGGCCGCCCCCAAAGAGACCAAAGCCCAGCGCATGGAGCGCCTTAAGCGCGAGAAGAATCCCTGGGAGATCTTCGACGAAGTCCGCGCCTTCGCCCGCGAGGGCCGCGCCAGCGTGGTCCCCGAGTGGGCCAACGCCTATTTCAAGTGGTGGGGCATTTACACGCAGGGCGATGGCGCCGGTGTCACAGGCGGCAAAGGCGGCGAGGGTCTGGCCACCGACTACTTCATGATGCGCATCGGCCTGCCCAACGGCCTGCTCACCTCGCACCAGCTCCGCATTATCGGCAACCTTACCAAGAAGTACGCCCGCAACCTCGCCGATATCACCACGCGGCAGAATATCCAGCTTCACTGGCTCACCATCGAAGACATCCCGGAAGTCGTCGACATCCTCGACAGGATCGGCCTCTCGCCCAAGGGCGCCTGCGGCGACGTGGTCCGCAATGTGACCGGCTGCCCGCTCGCCGGCATTGACCACGAAGAGCTCATCGACGCCTCCGGCCTGGCGGTGGAGCTCGCGCAGACGCTGGTTGCCAATCCCGTGTTCTACAACCTGCCGCGCAAGTTCAAGATGTCCGCCTCCGGCTGCCCGGTCTGGTGCAACTATCCGGAGATCAACGACGTTGCCTTCACGGCCATCAAGAACGCAGCCGGCGAAGTCGGCTATACCGTCCGCGTCGGCGGCGGCCTCTCGAATGAGCCGCATCTTGCCGTGAAGCTCGATGCCTTCATCCGCCCGGATCAGGCGGTGGTCGTGGCGACCGCGATCACCGCGATCTTCCGCGACCAGGAAGTGCTGCGCGAGAGCCGTGACCGCGCCCGCATCAAGTACCTCTTCATGCGCGAAAAGTGGACCGCCGAAACGATGCTCGAGGAAATAGAGCGCCGTCTCGGTTACAAATTCGAGGCCGCTCCGCAGGAAACCCTGCCGCAGGATGTGCTGCGCGATCACGTGGGCGTCCACCGGCAGAAGCAGCCCGGGCTCAGCTATGTCGGCGCCTCGGTGCTGCGCGGCCGCCTCACCGGCGACCAGCTTGTGGCGGCCGCCGATCTTGCCGAGCGCTTCGGCGACGGCCAGCTGCGCGCCACGATCATGCAGAACCTGATCTTCGTGAATATCCGCACGGCGGAGACCGCGGAACTGGTACAGGAGCTGGGCAAGATCGGCCTGCATGTGGACGGCACGAACTTCTGGCGCGGCGCCATTGCCTGCACCGGCACCGAGTTCTGCAAGCTGGCCATCAGCGAGACCAAGGGCTTCACGCGCTGGCTGGTCGAGGAGCTCGAGGAGCGCCTGCCCGGCTTCGATCAGCAGATCAAGCTGCACGTGACCGGCTGCCCCAACAGCTGCGGCCAGCACTGGATTGCCGATATCGGATTGGAAGGCAAGAAGATCAAGCATGAGGGCAAGCTGGTCGATGCCTTCTATTTCTGCGTTGGCGGAGCGGTCGGCGCGCATGCCGCGATTGCACGGCCGGTCGGCTATCGCGTGCCTGCGACCGAGGTTCCGGAGGCGCTTACCCGCCTGCTTTCGTCGTACCTCGACGAGCGCAACGAAGGCGAGAACCTGCGCAGCTACTTCTCGCGCCACGATGCCGATGCCATTCGCGCACGGCTGGCCGGTGAAGTTCTCGCACCCGTTGTTCGCGACGCCGCAACCCGTCCCGGCTTCGGCGACTGAGCCTGCCATGAGCCTGCTGCCAGTTTTTCTTAAGCTCGACCGCCGCCCGTGCCTGATCATTGGCGCGGGCTCGGTCGCGCTGCAGAAGATTCCGGCCCTGCTCAATGCCGAAGCGGAAGTCCGCGTCATCGCGCCGCGTGTCCATCCGGAGATTGCCGCGCTGGCTGCTGCCGGCCGCATCACGCTCCAAGAACGCGGCTATCGTCCTGACGACCTTGATGGCCTCTTTCTTGTCATCGCGGCCACCAACGATTCCGCTGTCAACACCGCGATTTACGAAGAGGCGCTGCGCCGCAACCTGCTCTGCAACGCGGTGGACGACCCGCCGAACTGCGACTTTTATTTCGGCTCGATCGTGACGCGCGGCGATCTCCAGATCGCCATCTCGACCGCGGGCGAGAGCCCGGCCTTTGCGCAAAAGCTGCGCAAGGAAATCGATGCGCAGCTTCCGGAAGATCTTGGTCCATGGCTGCACACTATCGGCGAGCAGCGGGGTGAAATCCTCGAAGCGTATGAACCCGGCGAGGATCGCAAGCTGCTGCTGCACCAGCTTGCGCAACGCCCCACCTGCGAAGCAGCCGCCTGCCCCGCGCAGAAGCTCGCGCTGCGTGCCAGGCATGCCGGAGCCTCGCGATGAAGACCGGCGCCGTCTACCTCATCGGTGCGGGCCCGGGCGATCCCGATCTCCTGACTGTGAAAGCTGCGCGCCTGCTTGCTTCGGCGGAGATCGTTCTTCACGACGACCTTGTGCCGGAAGCGATTCTGTCGCTCGCCGGGCCACGCGCGCTTCGCGTGAGCGTGGGCAAACGCTGCGGCACCAAGAAGATCACGCAGGCCGAGATCAACCAGCTCATCGTAGAGAAAGCGCGGCAGGGCCTCACCGTTGTACGCCTCAAGAGCGGCGATCCGCTGGTCTTCGGCCGCGCCGCCGAAGAGATGGACGCACTTCGCACCGCAGGCATTGCTTTCGAGATCGTGCCCGGCATCACCGCTGCGTTTGCCGCGGCCTCTGCGCTCCAGTGCTCGCTTACCGATCGCCGAGCAGCTTCGGGGATTGTCTTCCGCTCCGGTCATCATGCTCCGGACGCCACGGCGGACCACATCTGCGACCCAGCCGCAGCCACACGCATCGTCTACATGCCAGGCCGCGACTTCACGGCCATCGCCAGCGAGTGGCGCGCGGAAGGCCTGCCGCCGGAGTTTCCCTGCATAGCCATCTCCCACGCCGCACGGCCCGATCAGCAGATCACCGTCACCACGCTCGCTGCACTGGCCACGACCGAACCCGGCCCGGCCCCCGTACTCCTGCTGGCAGGGTGGGTCTTCGAGACGATCCGCAGCGATGCACCCGGATTGCAACCACTCGTGCGGAGCGCCCTGGCCGAACTCGAAGTGGCACACCAGACCGGCTTATTGCCAGTCGAAAGCCCCGCGAAATAGCTCGAACTGCGTTGCCGTTCCTGCCTCGAAATAGACAGACACGATATCGAAGCGCACCGGGATCTTCTCCATTTGTAACTGCGACAGATACTGAAAGGCCAGCCGAGAAAGAACCTTCTGTTTCTGCGAATCTACGGAAGCCTCAGCCGGAGCCACTGCTCGCGTACTGCGCGTCTTCACTTCAATGAAGCACAGCGTATCTTTCTCCCAGCCGACCAGATCGAGATCGCCGCGCACACGCGAGGAGCGCCAGCGCCGTGCCGTAATCAGATAACCCAGACGTCGCAGGTAAAAAAAGGCAGCCTGCTCGCCGCGCTGCCCTGTGACCAGATGTTCGGTCTGCTGTTCCGCATCTCCACGCCGCAGCGCGAGGCGATCCAAAAGCGAGAGGGTGCGATCGAGAAGATTCAGGAGAAACATCCCGCCATTCTCACGCAATCCCGGCGAAGCTCCCACGGTACTTCCGTTATGCGCTGCGCTCTTGACTTACCTCACGGCTTTTTCAGCAGCCGTTCTATCTCTGCGTGCAGTCGCTCTGTGATCTCTTCAGCAGTCAACCCAGCTTCAAAGCGCATGGGCTCACCCACCATCACGCGCAGTTTGCCGGAGCGGAACCAGCGTTCGCGGCCCGTCTTCATTGCGCCCAGGCCAGCCAGCGCTATCGGCAGCACCGCAGTTTTCGATTCCTCCACCAGCAGCCCAATCCCCGGCCGGAAACGCTGCAGGGTGCCGTCCGAACGATGCCCCTCCGGAAAGACCAGCACGTGGAAGCCGCGATCGAGCGCTTCGCCGGCGTGCGCAAAGCTGCGGCGAAAGCCCGCGCTGCGCGGCAGCGGGAAGACATTGAAGACGGCGGTCACCGTAAGGTAAGTCAGCGGTCCGAGCACATTCAGAAACCAGCTTCCCTGATTGCGGCTCTTCCGCCAGTCTTCCAGCATGTTTGCGGCCATCGCCGCTGCTACGCGCCGGCGCATGCGCCCCGGCAGGGCGTAGAGAATCAGCGGCATGTCATACGTGCTTACGTGGTTCGCAATCAGTAACAGTGACTGTGACGTATCGACAGCGCCTTCCCTGCGCACCACGGGAGCAGCCAGCAGCCACACCAGCGGCCGAAGCACCAGCTCCATAAAAAACGTACGTCCCCATCGCGCCGGAGCCGACCATGGCCAGTGCGGATAGATATCCCGCTCGCCCTGTGGCACAGCCGGAGCCGGAGTAAAAGCCGTTGCGGTACTCGAGGCCTCCTCATGTACCACTGCGCTGCCCGCTCCTACACCCAGTAACCGACGCAGTTCACCGAGCGTCCCCACCTGCTCGAGCTCCTGCTCTCCTAATCCAAGGCCAAAGCGCTGCTCCAGCTCTGCCTGCAGCTGCACGCGGCCGAGACTGTCGAGACCGAGATCGTCCGCAAGCCGCGCGCTTTCATCCTGCCGAGCGGGCCTGATCCCGGTTATGCCGGCGATGACAGCAAGCAGCGCGTCGGAATTTGTCACAGTTTCCGTGGCATTTTCTTCCTTCGCGGTGTTGTTCACCCACTCCGCGACCTTGCCACGGCGAATCTTTCCGGTCGCCGTGCGCGGAAAATCCAGCTCCGGCCATAACCGCCAGCGACGCACTCTCTGAAACTCGGCGAGCCCTGCATTTGCGGCCGAAACTGCGCGCTCCGCATCCTCACGCGTGCCGCGCAGCAGCAGCACGGCCACCGGCTCCGGTCCACGCGACGTGTTCTGCGCCACCACCACCGAGGCCTGCACGCCAGCCTGCGCGTCGAGCGCCCGCTCCACATCCTCCGGATGCAGGTTCAATCCGGATGCGGTCACGATCATCTGATTCTTACGCCCGAGGAAGCGTAACTGCCCGGCCTCATCACGCTGCGCCAGATCGCCGGTCGCAAGCCAGGGGGATTCCGCCTGCTCCAGCCGCCCGTTGCGCCAAGTCGAGGTCGAGACCATATCGCCGCGCACGCGCACCTCGCCGTCCTCGCCGATCTCCACATCGCGGCCGGGCAGCACCTTGCCCATCGTGCCCTTGCCGACCTTAAAGGGGTGATTGAGCGAGATGAGCGCGGCGGTCTCCGTCATGCCGTAACCCTGCACCAGCGCAAAGCCCAGCGTGTTCCAGAACTGCTCAAGATCGGAGGGGAGCGATGCGCCGCCGCAGACGAAGGCCCAGAATTTGTAACCGAGTTTGCGATGAATTCTGCGGAAGCGCCACCAGCGCTTCCACACCTTTTCGCCCTGCGCAGCGGACAGCTCACGCTCGAGCTCGGGCCACTCCGCCAACAACGCCTCGCGCAGCAGTTCCAACACGCGCGGCACCGCGGCCAGCACGGAAATACGCTCGCGGCGCGCGGTCTCCATCAGCCGTCCGGCCTGCAGGCGCGACTCGAAATGCACTTCGGCTGCGAGCAGCGGCGGAATCCACAGCGCCATGAACTGCCCGAAAACATGGCTCAGTGGCAGCGTGTGCAGAAAGCGCAGCGGATGGACCCACTTCTCGTATTTGAGATACTTGCCGATCTCGCGTTCGATCGGCGCGACGCTGGCCGCGATATTGCGATGCGTATGCACCACGCCTTTCGGCTCCGCTGTCGTGCCGGAAGTGAAGAGAATCTGCAGCGGCGTGTCCGGATTCAGCGAGGGATCGGGCTGCTCCGGTGTGCTCACCTGCGGTAATTCTTCCGAGAAGGACTCGAATGCCAGCCGCTCGCCGTCCAGCTGCGCCAGCAGCGTTGCATCTCCGACGATGAGCCTGGGCGCGGTCTCGGCCATGACCCTGCGGGCAAAGTCGACGGCGCCCGCGGTATCCAGCGGCACCGCAATCACCCCACGCAGCAGGCAACCGAAGAATGCGCCCATCCACTCGGCACCGTTTGCCCCCCATAGCACCACGCGCTCGCCCGCGCTTACGCCACGACGACGCAGCTCCGCCGAGAAGCGGTCGGCCAGCAGGGCCAGGCCCGCGTAGCTTGTAGCTACGCGGCGATTGCCCGTATAGGTAACGATGGCAGTGGCATTTCCGTGGCGACGCCAGTCTTCCACCAGAGAGGCGAGGTGCGTCCGCATCATCGGCCCGTTCTATGCTCGCGCAAAGTCGATGAAGCCATGAGCCGGGTCCGTATGCACCAGCTTCACCTCGATCTTGTCGCCTACATCCAGCCCGTGCTTGCCCTGCACCAGCATGCCGTCCACATGTGGCGTGAGCGTGCGTACAAAGGTTCCACGCTCATTCGCGCCGGTCACAATGGCGCGGAACCGCTGCCCGATACGGTCTGCCAGCGCCACGGCGGCAATGCGCTTTTGCATGGCCCGCTCCAGCTTGCGCTCGGCTGCGGCTCTCACCGTGCAGTTCGTGGCAATCGCTGACAGCTCATCTTCGGTGTACGGAGTCGCTGCGCCGGCTACCATCGCCTTCAGCAGCCGCTGCGTCACCAGGTCGGCATAACGGCGGTTGGGGGCAGTCGAGTGCGTGTAGTCTTCCACGGCCAGACCGAAGTGGCCGATCTCCGGGGCGCCGGCCCGCTCCAGCACATACTCGCCAGGACCAAGCAGCTTCACGACCGCGAGCGAAAGATCCGGGAAGCGGTCGGGATCGGCCTCCTTGCGTGCGCAGAGAAAATCATTCAGAGCCCGCGCATCCGGTTCCGCAGGCAGATCCGTGCCCAGCTCCGCTGCCAGCTCCACGATGCGATCCCAGCGCTTCGGCACGCGCACCACGCGCCGGATGGAGGCGATGCCTTTTGCACGGAATGTCCGGGCCACCACGCCGTTGGCCGCGATCATGAAGTCTTCGATCAGATCCGTCGCCGGATTGCGCAGCTCTGTGCCCAGATGAATCTCCCCGTCCTCCACCGTGGAGTGCGCTTCAGCCAGATCGAGGTTCAGGGCGCCATGCTTCACACGCTCGGCGCGCAGC harbors:
- a CDS encoding CocE/NonD family hydrolase; this encodes MPVLPLSRRVTLALLLSTFPGLPGLSGFAQSGNLDRFAGEYSEKSEPDVVYSVFAAGDHLTIETARSTAMVLTPAGGNDFTTEGSKLRYEFTSADGGKATALHWTRSVRGVPTPTEAARVSDTPEHNHFRPYSRQEVMIPMRDGIKLHAIILRPTDTHEPLPFMMQRTPYGVDGYVPDRINAQFTELAQSGYIFVMEDIRGRYESQGQFVMMRPIAAHHDPHSSDTKNTDESTDTYDTVAWLIKNVPENNGRVGVAGVSYPGFLAAEAGIDPHPAVKAISPQAPMTDVWVGDDFFHNGAFRQTYGYDYVLGMESSKEATFQPLKEDAYDFFLKAGSFAAAGKSNVDDLPTGKAFLAHPGYDDFWQSRAVQPHLDRVTVPTLEVGGWWDQEDMWGPQAEYAALKPHDAQHEVYIALGPWNHGQWTLTTRHLGAVDFGSATGDWFRQHIEAPFFAHYLKDQPGFDAESAISFQTGSNTWKQYPVWPPKQGIVERNLYLGTDHALSFDRPAAAEAFTAYTSDPASPVNYRKRPIEATYSPTGSHWYYWLVENQKPYETRSDVATWKTPVLDHDVTITGDVLADILASTSGTDSDWVVKLIDENPDDASLGNMAGYQLMVVDEIFRGRYRESYEHPQAIPAGKPEEYKFSLHGADHVFKQGHRIVVQVQSSWFPLYDRNPQTFVPNIMKAKPSDYKAAEQHIYASSHIVLPVAE
- a CDS encoding AraC family transcriptional regulator, producing MDRIEDRISVIRQDRMVPLLPGRPEQSSAHLPWRGLTVEKHLIGAVEIPEHEHTSLCLHLQTSAPVEMEWWSEGRHGLERTGPGSLTLLDAGTRDRLRWGGGSRRLVVSVDPSLVQRAAQELHLPLPAGMASRWNFEDRQLRLLLTEIDREMSSGWGTGALYGDLLGMSLTVALLRKYGAPRATSPQGNRHQVRRVLEFIREHSHDSLRLEQLAEVAGMSVFHFARIFREATGLTPHRYVLEERIRRAGALLERGSRSMAEVAAETGFATPQHFARAFRSVTGLSPSAWRQQRG
- a CDS encoding bestrophin family protein, which translates into the protein MKRQKKQHWFLMLFEWRGSVLRQILPRLGLMFLLSSAAVYSGGRIGRFHIPLNVAPFTLTGVAISIFLGFRNSASYDRFWEGRKLWGSLLNSLRALARQGRTLTGLPADDERLQQWTALLASCPHALEHQLRKTDAMSELQRLLPAAVCARVRAAHFRPMELTALMAEWVVERQREGRFGEIVLTAFDRNLDELANIIGGCERLANTPIPYGYSVIIHRTVYIYCLLLPFGLLDSVGLLTPVIATFVAYTFIALETLASELEDPFGTAFNDLPLEQLSENIEQAVSEMTGTR
- a CDS encoding nitrite/sulfite reductase; this encodes MTLTTTTPQAAPKETKAQRMERLKREKNPWEIFDEVRAFAREGRASVVPEWANAYFKWWGIYTQGDGAGVTGGKGGEGLATDYFMMRIGLPNGLLTSHQLRIIGNLTKKYARNLADITTRQNIQLHWLTIEDIPEVVDILDRIGLSPKGACGDVVRNVTGCPLAGIDHEELIDASGLAVELAQTLVANPVFYNLPRKFKMSASGCPVWCNYPEINDVAFTAIKNAAGEVGYTVRVGGGLSNEPHLAVKLDAFIRPDQAVVVATAITAIFRDQEVLRESRDRARIKYLFMREKWTAETMLEEIERRLGYKFEAAPQETLPQDVLRDHVGVHRQKQPGLSYVGASVLRGRLTGDQLVAAADLAERFGDGQLRATIMQNLIFVNIRTAETAELVQELGKIGLHVDGTNFWRGAIACTGTEFCKLAISETKGFTRWLVEELEERLPGFDQQIKLHVTGCPNSCGQHWIADIGLEGKKIKHEGKLVDAFYFCVGGAVGAHAAIARPVGYRVPATEVPEALTRLLSSYLDERNEGENLRSYFSRHDADAIRARLAGEVLAPVVRDAATRPGFGD
- a CDS encoding precorrin-2 dehydrogenase/sirohydrochlorin ferrochelatase family protein, translated to MSLLPVFLKLDRRPCLIIGAGSVALQKIPALLNAEAEVRVIAPRVHPEIAALAAAGRITLQERGYRPDDLDGLFLVIAATNDSAVNTAIYEEALRRNLLCNAVDDPPNCDFYFGSIVTRGDLQIAISTAGESPAFAQKLRKEIDAQLPEDLGPWLHTIGEQRGEILEAYEPGEDRKLLLHQLAQRPTCEAAACPAQKLALRARHAGASR
- the cobA gene encoding uroporphyrinogen-III C-methyltransferase, with the translated sequence MKTGAVYLIGAGPGDPDLLTVKAARLLASAEIVLHDDLVPEAILSLAGPRALRVSVGKRCGTKKITQAEINQLIVEKARQGLTVVRLKSGDPLVFGRAAEEMDALRTAGIAFEIVPGITAAFAAASALQCSLTDRRAASGIVFRSGHHAPDATADHICDPAAATRIVYMPGRDFTAIASEWRAEGLPPEFPCIAISHAARPDQQITVTTLAALATTEPGPAPVLLLAGWVFETIRSDAPGLQPLVRSALAELEVAHQTGLLPVESPAK
- a CDS encoding YraN family protein; amino-acid sequence: MFLLNLLDRTLSLLDRLALRRGDAEQQTEHLVTGQRGEQAAFFYLRRLGYLITARRWRSSRVRGDLDLVGWEKDTLCFIEVKTRSTRAVAPAEASVDSQKQKVLSRLAFQYLSQLQMEKIPVRFDIVSVYFEAGTATQFELFRGAFDWQ